The following are encoded in a window of Primulina eburnea isolate SZY01 chromosome 4, ASM2296580v1, whole genome shotgun sequence genomic DNA:
- the LOC140830651 gene encoding paired amphipathic helix protein Sin3-like 4 isoform X2, with translation MKRSREDVIMNSQHKRPVISSRVPPSGQVQMVTPSSTQRLTTNDALTYLKAVKDIFQDNRDKYEDFLDIMKDFKAQRVGTTGVILRVKELFKGHRHLILGFNAFLPVGYEITLPVEDEPLPKKKPVEFDEAINFVNRIKTRFQGDDHVYKAFLDILNMYRKDNKSITEVYQEVSVLFWGHADLLVEFTHFLPDTSGDASVHFAQSDRDYILPRDDRGSPMTMARSSLVDKPALSHDVDDQNVDHTDSDQWNWIEKVEKKEDGDQNEWEREDNFNHKRKSARKDDSVTDQVYQGMQELVSSFCEKVKERLQDPNNYEKFSDCVRSYKRKFITSSQFRILVASLLGTHTDLMEECEDFIIYVEKTGSLWNNKTIVRSLKVEDRDACDHDGEGMDKSKDRDIRESDRYDRSIAFNPKDVSGHRMSLHASKDKLMAKSIHELDLTDCESCTLSYRLLPQNYPISLASHRTEIGAKVLNDRWVSVTSGSEDYSFKHMRKNQYEESLFRCEDDRFELDMLLESVNATTKQVEELLDSINVNTSMTDSSFRVEDHLTALNLRCIERLYGDHGLDVMDVLRKNALLSLPVILTRLKQKQEEWARCRSEFNKVWAEIYAKNYHKSLDHRSFYFKQQDTKNLSAKALLAEIKEISEKYQNEGDMLLSIGAGYRQSKQPHMEFKYSDHEIHEDLYQLMKYSCGEFFTSEQHDKIMTIWTTFLEPMLGVPARPHSSDSEDVKHINYVAEDVANIGVEVNASPLGKATSGNCKSVDLLKNGDKNIPTEQPSSSKEQMGNGGDGVNIDGSYHKSDVCMASKNAAMQTDRSIMSVASGSSKQAGVFEQRASAESGINEENTSNRQNGPDVANSDYPIVAMLSEESQDDGSTRPASSSIKVVYEDVKAQNCKEETEGTAKNEREEGELSPTRDLDQNNLAPFGNIGTEAAQTPFISAGSTKRTEEEKCKEDAEETEANADDGDEMSTKGSSDGENLSENVDASESESADGVECSPEEPDEDGEHNENDSKIESDGDVGGAVNAHDTEGLTVFTDRFSQNAKPLTMKIPVGLLGKAKNSEFFYGNDSFYLLFRLHQMLYERMHSAKLHSLSPENKWRIASDANPTNSYARFKDSLHSLLNGSSDNTKFEDDCRAIIGTQSYILFTVDKLIHKLVKQTIATEEMENKLLHLCAYERSRDPEKVSDAIYHENACFLIPEDNLYRIECLASPRRLTIQLMKNENDKLEVNAVSMDPSFVAYLNDVLLSVPPDRKEKPGVFLKRNKRKCTIGDEICDVQKSMEELVIYNGLESKVVCSTLKAAYVLDTEDFLYRTGKRRKISNQNGSCTDAVNGASNGVSNGASNGYSHRVNRLRKLMFS, from the exons ATGAAGAGGTCTAGAGAGGACGTGATCATGAATTCTCAACATAAGCGGCCTGTTATCTCTTCTCGAGTTCCACC ATCCGGTCAAGTCCAGATGGTAACCCCAAGCAGCACACAGAGGCTGACAACAAATGATGCATTGACATATCTGAAGGCTGTGAAGGACATTTTTCAAGACAATAGGGATAAATATGAGGATTTTCTTGACATAATGAAAGATTTCAAGGCTCAAAG AGTTGGTACAACGGGTGTTATATTGAGAGTGAAGGAATTATTTAAAGGGCACCGACACCTAATTTTGGGTTTCAATGCTTTTCTCCCTGTGGGATATGAAATCACTCTCCCAGTGGAGGATGAACCACTTCCAAAGAAGAAGCCAGTAGAGTTTGATGAAGCAATCAACTTTGTAAACAGAATCAAG ACTAGATTTCAAGGGGACGATCATGTGTACAAAGCTTTCCTTGATATTTTGAATATGTACAGAAAAGATAATAAGTCAATAACAGAGGTTTATCAAGAG GTTTCAGTTCTTTTTTGGGGCCATGCTGACCTACTTGTAGAGTTCACACATTTTCTACCAGATACTTCAGGTGATGCATCTGTCCATTTTGCTCAGTCTGATAGAGATTACATACTACCACGGGATGATAGAGGCTCTCCCATGACCATGGCAAGGTCAAGTCTAGTTGACAAG CCCGCTCTTTCACACGATGTTGATGACCAGAATGTCGATCACACTGATTCAGATCAGTGGAATTGGATTGAAAAAGTGGAAAAAAAAGAAGACGGGGACCAAAATGAGTGGGAACGCGAGGacaattttaatcataaaagaaaATCTGCTCGCAAAGATGATTCTGTGACAGACCAGGTTTACCAAG GGATGCAGGAGCTGGTGTCATCTTTCTGTGAGAAAGTGAAGGAAAGATTACAGGATCCAAATAATTACGAGAAATTTTCAGATTGCGTTCGTTCCTACAAAAGGAAATTCATCACGTCATCTCAATTTCGTATTCTG GTGGCTAGTTTGCTAGGGACTCATACAGACCTTATGGAAGAGTGCGAAGATTTCATAATTTATGTTGAGAAGACCG GAAGCTTGTGGAACAATAAAACTATTGTTAGATCTTTAAAGGTGGAAGATCGAGATGCATGTGATCATGACGGAGAAGGCATGGATAAAAGTAAAGATCGAGATATCAGAGAAAGTGATAGATATGATAGGAGTATTGCCTTTAACCCTAAAGATGTTTCGGGACACAGGATGTCTTTACATGCAAGCAAAGACAAGTTGATGGCTAAATCTATTCATGAACTCGATCTCACCGACTGTGAGAGCTGCACCCTAAGTTATCGGCTTCTTCCGCAAAAT TATCCGATTTCATTAGCAAGTCATAGAACAGAGATTGGTGCTAAAGTGCTGAATGATCGATGGGTGTCTGTCACATCAGGAAGTGAGGATTACTCATTCAAACACATGCGGAAAAACCAATATGAGGAAAGCTTGTTCCGTTGCGAGGATGATAG GTTTGAACTTGACATGTTGTTGGAATCTGTGAACGCAACAACAAAGCAGGTTGAAGAACTCTTAGACAGTATTAACGTTAATACAAGCATGACAGATAGTTCATTTCGCGTGGAAGATCATTTGACAG CTCTTAATCTACGGTGCATTGAGCGTTTATATGGGGATCATGGGCTTGATGTAATGGATGTATTAAGGAAGAACGCTTTGCTTTCCTTGCCGGTTATATTAACCCGGTTGAAACAAAAACAAGAAGAATGGGCAAGGTGTCGCTCCGAATTTAATAAAGTGTGGGCTGAAATTTATGCGAAGAACTACCACAAGTCACTAGACCATCGAAGCTTCTATTTTAAGCAGCAGGATACAAAGAACTTAAGCGCTAAAG CATTGTTAGCTGAGATCAAAGAAATCAGTGAAAAGTACCAGAATGAAGGTGATATGCTTCTCTCAATTGGTGCTGGATATAGGCAATCTAAACAACCTCATATGGAATTTAAGTATTCCGATCATGAAATCCATGAAGATCTTTATCAGCTCATGAAATATTCATGTGGAGAATTTTTTACGTCGGAACAGCATGACAAAATCATGACAATTTGGACAACCTTCCTTGAGCCAATGCTTGGTGTTCCTGCCCGTCCACACAGTTCTGACTCTGAAGATGTCAAGCATATCAATTATGTAGCCGAAGATGTGGCCAATATTGGTGTAGAAGTGAATGCTAGTCCTCTTGGTAAGGCAACTTCAGGAAACTGCAAATCAGTGGACCTGTTGAAAAATGGTGACAAAAATATTCCGACTGAACAACCTAGCTCCAGCAAAGAGCAGATGGGAAATGGCGGCGATGGGGTTAATATTGACGGTTCATATCATAAGAGTGATGTCTGTATGGCATCCAAAAATGCAGCGATGCAGACTGATCGCAGTATAATGTCTGTCGCCTCAGGGTCAAGCAAACAAGCTGGTGTCTTTGAGCAACGCGCATCTGCCGAAAGTGGCATTAATGAGGAAAACACTTCAAATAGGCAGAATg GACCTGATGTTGCCAATTCTGATTATCCAATAGTGGCAATGCTTAGTGAAGAATCACAG GATGATGGTAGTACAAGACCTGCTTCATCTTCAATTAAGGTGGTGTATGAAGATGTCAAAGCTCAGAACTGTAAAGAAGAAACTGAAGGTACTGCTAAAAATGAACGAGAAGAGGGTGAATTATCTCCTACTAGAGATCTTGATCAGAATAATTTAGCACCATTTGGAAATATTGGTACCGAAGCAGCACAAACTCCTTTTATAAGTGCTGGAAGCACGAAaagaactgaagaagaaaaatgtaaGGAGGATGCTGAAGAAACTGAGGCTAATGCTGACGATGGAGATGAAATGAGTACCAAGGGCTCATCAGACGGTGAGAATCTCTCTGAAAATGTTGATGCTTCAGAAAGTGAGTCAGCTGATGGAGTAGAGTGTTCGCCTGAAGAGCCTGACGAAGATGGAGAACATAATGAGAATGATAGCAAGATTGAAAGTGATGGAGATGTAGGTGGCGCGGTGAATGCCCATGACACTGAGGGACTGACTGTATTTACTGATCGTTTTTCACAGAACGCAAAACCTCTGACAATGAAAATCCCAGTGGGTTTACTGGGCAAAGCCAAGAATTCAGAATTTTTTTACGGAAATGATTCCTTCTATTTGTTGTTCAGGCTTCACCAG ATGTTGTATGAAAGAATGCATAGTGCGAAACTGCACTCTTTATCTCCAGAAAATAAATGGAGGATTGCAAGTGATGCAAATCCAACTAATTCGTATGCTAG ATTTAAGGATTCTCTACACAGTTTACTGAATGGCTCATCTGATAATACAAAGTTTGAGGATGACTGCCGAGCTATTATTGGTACTCAATCATACATCCTTTTTACCGTAGACAAGCTGATACATAAACTTGTCAAGCAG ACGATTGCAACAGAGGAAATGGAAAACAAACTCCTCCATCTATGTGCATACGAGAGGTCAAGAGATCCTGAAAAGGTTTCTGATGCAATTTATCATGAGAACGCATGTTTTCTTATTCCTGAAGATAACCTGTATCGAATAGAATGT TTGGCTTCTCCAAGGCGTCTAACCATACAGCTCATGAAAAATGAGAATGATAAACTTGAAGTGAATGCTGTCTCCATGGATCCCAGTTTCGTCGCATATCTGAATGATGTCCTCTTATCAGTTCCTCCAGATAGAAAGGAAAAACCAGGGGTATTCTTGAAGAG aaataaaagaaaatgcaCAATTGGAGATGAGATCTGTGACGTGCAGAAATCCATGGAAGAACTTGTAATCTATAATGGCCTGGAAAGTAAGGTGGTTTGCAGTACATTGAAG GCAGCTTATGTTTTAGACACAGAAGACTTCCTCTATCGGACAGGGAAAAGGAggaagatttcaaatcagaatgGCTCGTGCACTGATGCTGTCAATGGAGCTTCCAATGGTGTTTCCAATGGAGCTTCCAACGGGTATTCTCACAGAGTCAATCGACTTCGCAAGTTGATGTTTAGTTGA
- the LOC140830651 gene encoding paired amphipathic helix protein Sin3-like 4 isoform X4, whose protein sequence is MVTPSSTQRLTTNDALTYLKAVKDIFQDNRDKYEDFLDIMKDFKAQRVGTTGVILRVKELFKGHRHLILGFNAFLPVGYEITLPVEDEPLPKKKPVEFDEAINFVNRIKTRFQGDDHVYKAFLDILNMYRKDNKSITEVYQEVSVLFWGHADLLVEFTHFLPDTSGDASVHFAQSDRDYILPRDDRGSPMTMARSSLVDKPALSHDVDDQNVDHTDSDQWNWIEKVEKKEDGDQNEWEREDNFNHKRKSARKDDSVTDQVYQGMQELVSSFCEKVKERLQDPNNYEKFSDCVRSYKRKFITSSQFRILVASLLGTHTDLMEECEDFIIYVEKTGSLWNNKTIVRSLKVEDRDACDHDGEGMDKSKDRDIRESDRYDRSIAFNPKDVSGHRMSLHASKDKLMAKSIHELDLTDCESCTLSYRLLPQNYPISLASHRTEIGAKVLNDRWVSVTSGSEDYSFKHMRKNQYEESLFRCEDDRFELDMLLESVNATTKQVEELLDSINVNTSMTDSSFRVEDHLTALNLRCIERLYGDHGLDVMDVLRKNALLSLPVILTRLKQKQEEWARCRSEFNKVWAEIYAKNYHKSLDHRSFYFKQQDTKNLSAKALLAEIKEISEKYQNEGDMLLSIGAGYRQSKQPHMEFKYSDHEIHEDLYQLMKYSCGEFFTSEQHDKIMTIWTTFLEPMLGVPARPHSSDSEDVKHINYVAEDVANIGVEVNASPLGKATSGNCKSVDLLKNGDKNIPTEQPSSSKEQMGNGGDGVNIDGSYHKSDVCMASKNAAMQTDRSIMSVASGSSKQAGVFEQRASAESGINEENTSNRQNGPDVANSDYPIVAMLSEESQDDGSTRPASSSIKVVYEDVKAQNCKEETEGTAKNEREEGELSPTRDLDQNNLAPFGNIGTEAAQTPFISAGSTKRTEEEKCKEDAEETEANADDGDEMSTKGSSDGENLSENVDASESESADGVECSPEEPDEDGEHNENDSKIESDGDVGGAVNAHDTEGLTVFTDRFSQNAKPLTMKIPVGLLGKAKNSEFFYGNDSFYLLFRLHQMLYERMHSAKLHSLSPENKWRIASDANPTNSYARFKDSLHSLLNGSSDNTKFEDDCRAIIGTQSYILFTVDKLIHKLVKQLQTIATEEMENKLLHLCAYERSRDPEKVSDAIYHENACFLIPEDNLYRIECLASPRRLTIQLMKNENDKLEVNAVSMDPSFVAYLNDVLLSVPPDRKEKPGVFLKRNKRKCTIGDEICDVQKSMEELVIYNGLESKVVCSTLKAAYVLDTEDFLYRTGKRRKISNQNGSCTDAVNGASNGVSNGASNGYSHRVNRLRKLMFS, encoded by the exons ATGGTAACCCCAAGCAGCACACAGAGGCTGACAACAAATGATGCATTGACATATCTGAAGGCTGTGAAGGACATTTTTCAAGACAATAGGGATAAATATGAGGATTTTCTTGACATAATGAAAGATTTCAAGGCTCAAAG AGTTGGTACAACGGGTGTTATATTGAGAGTGAAGGAATTATTTAAAGGGCACCGACACCTAATTTTGGGTTTCAATGCTTTTCTCCCTGTGGGATATGAAATCACTCTCCCAGTGGAGGATGAACCACTTCCAAAGAAGAAGCCAGTAGAGTTTGATGAAGCAATCAACTTTGTAAACAGAATCAAG ACTAGATTTCAAGGGGACGATCATGTGTACAAAGCTTTCCTTGATATTTTGAATATGTACAGAAAAGATAATAAGTCAATAACAGAGGTTTATCAAGAG GTTTCAGTTCTTTTTTGGGGCCATGCTGACCTACTTGTAGAGTTCACACATTTTCTACCAGATACTTCAGGTGATGCATCTGTCCATTTTGCTCAGTCTGATAGAGATTACATACTACCACGGGATGATAGAGGCTCTCCCATGACCATGGCAAGGTCAAGTCTAGTTGACAAG CCCGCTCTTTCACACGATGTTGATGACCAGAATGTCGATCACACTGATTCAGATCAGTGGAATTGGATTGAAAAAGTGGAAAAAAAAGAAGACGGGGACCAAAATGAGTGGGAACGCGAGGacaattttaatcataaaagaaaATCTGCTCGCAAAGATGATTCTGTGACAGACCAGGTTTACCAAG GGATGCAGGAGCTGGTGTCATCTTTCTGTGAGAAAGTGAAGGAAAGATTACAGGATCCAAATAATTACGAGAAATTTTCAGATTGCGTTCGTTCCTACAAAAGGAAATTCATCACGTCATCTCAATTTCGTATTCTG GTGGCTAGTTTGCTAGGGACTCATACAGACCTTATGGAAGAGTGCGAAGATTTCATAATTTATGTTGAGAAGACCG GAAGCTTGTGGAACAATAAAACTATTGTTAGATCTTTAAAGGTGGAAGATCGAGATGCATGTGATCATGACGGAGAAGGCATGGATAAAAGTAAAGATCGAGATATCAGAGAAAGTGATAGATATGATAGGAGTATTGCCTTTAACCCTAAAGATGTTTCGGGACACAGGATGTCTTTACATGCAAGCAAAGACAAGTTGATGGCTAAATCTATTCATGAACTCGATCTCACCGACTGTGAGAGCTGCACCCTAAGTTATCGGCTTCTTCCGCAAAAT TATCCGATTTCATTAGCAAGTCATAGAACAGAGATTGGTGCTAAAGTGCTGAATGATCGATGGGTGTCTGTCACATCAGGAAGTGAGGATTACTCATTCAAACACATGCGGAAAAACCAATATGAGGAAAGCTTGTTCCGTTGCGAGGATGATAG GTTTGAACTTGACATGTTGTTGGAATCTGTGAACGCAACAACAAAGCAGGTTGAAGAACTCTTAGACAGTATTAACGTTAATACAAGCATGACAGATAGTTCATTTCGCGTGGAAGATCATTTGACAG CTCTTAATCTACGGTGCATTGAGCGTTTATATGGGGATCATGGGCTTGATGTAATGGATGTATTAAGGAAGAACGCTTTGCTTTCCTTGCCGGTTATATTAACCCGGTTGAAACAAAAACAAGAAGAATGGGCAAGGTGTCGCTCCGAATTTAATAAAGTGTGGGCTGAAATTTATGCGAAGAACTACCACAAGTCACTAGACCATCGAAGCTTCTATTTTAAGCAGCAGGATACAAAGAACTTAAGCGCTAAAG CATTGTTAGCTGAGATCAAAGAAATCAGTGAAAAGTACCAGAATGAAGGTGATATGCTTCTCTCAATTGGTGCTGGATATAGGCAATCTAAACAACCTCATATGGAATTTAAGTATTCCGATCATGAAATCCATGAAGATCTTTATCAGCTCATGAAATATTCATGTGGAGAATTTTTTACGTCGGAACAGCATGACAAAATCATGACAATTTGGACAACCTTCCTTGAGCCAATGCTTGGTGTTCCTGCCCGTCCACACAGTTCTGACTCTGAAGATGTCAAGCATATCAATTATGTAGCCGAAGATGTGGCCAATATTGGTGTAGAAGTGAATGCTAGTCCTCTTGGTAAGGCAACTTCAGGAAACTGCAAATCAGTGGACCTGTTGAAAAATGGTGACAAAAATATTCCGACTGAACAACCTAGCTCCAGCAAAGAGCAGATGGGAAATGGCGGCGATGGGGTTAATATTGACGGTTCATATCATAAGAGTGATGTCTGTATGGCATCCAAAAATGCAGCGATGCAGACTGATCGCAGTATAATGTCTGTCGCCTCAGGGTCAAGCAAACAAGCTGGTGTCTTTGAGCAACGCGCATCTGCCGAAAGTGGCATTAATGAGGAAAACACTTCAAATAGGCAGAATg GACCTGATGTTGCCAATTCTGATTATCCAATAGTGGCAATGCTTAGTGAAGAATCACAG GATGATGGTAGTACAAGACCTGCTTCATCTTCAATTAAGGTGGTGTATGAAGATGTCAAAGCTCAGAACTGTAAAGAAGAAACTGAAGGTACTGCTAAAAATGAACGAGAAGAGGGTGAATTATCTCCTACTAGAGATCTTGATCAGAATAATTTAGCACCATTTGGAAATATTGGTACCGAAGCAGCACAAACTCCTTTTATAAGTGCTGGAAGCACGAAaagaactgaagaagaaaaatgtaaGGAGGATGCTGAAGAAACTGAGGCTAATGCTGACGATGGAGATGAAATGAGTACCAAGGGCTCATCAGACGGTGAGAATCTCTCTGAAAATGTTGATGCTTCAGAAAGTGAGTCAGCTGATGGAGTAGAGTGTTCGCCTGAAGAGCCTGACGAAGATGGAGAACATAATGAGAATGATAGCAAGATTGAAAGTGATGGAGATGTAGGTGGCGCGGTGAATGCCCATGACACTGAGGGACTGACTGTATTTACTGATCGTTTTTCACAGAACGCAAAACCTCTGACAATGAAAATCCCAGTGGGTTTACTGGGCAAAGCCAAGAATTCAGAATTTTTTTACGGAAATGATTCCTTCTATTTGTTGTTCAGGCTTCACCAG ATGTTGTATGAAAGAATGCATAGTGCGAAACTGCACTCTTTATCTCCAGAAAATAAATGGAGGATTGCAAGTGATGCAAATCCAACTAATTCGTATGCTAG ATTTAAGGATTCTCTACACAGTTTACTGAATGGCTCATCTGATAATACAAAGTTTGAGGATGACTGCCGAGCTATTATTGGTACTCAATCATACATCCTTTTTACCGTAGACAAGCTGATACATAAACTTGTCAAGCAG CTACAGACGATTGCAACAGAGGAAATGGAAAACAAACTCCTCCATCTATGTGCATACGAGAGGTCAAGAGATCCTGAAAAGGTTTCTGATGCAATTTATCATGAGAACGCATGTTTTCTTATTCCTGAAGATAACCTGTATCGAATAGAATGT TTGGCTTCTCCAAGGCGTCTAACCATACAGCTCATGAAAAATGAGAATGATAAACTTGAAGTGAATGCTGTCTCCATGGATCCCAGTTTCGTCGCATATCTGAATGATGTCCTCTTATCAGTTCCTCCAGATAGAAAGGAAAAACCAGGGGTATTCTTGAAGAG aaataaaagaaaatgcaCAATTGGAGATGAGATCTGTGACGTGCAGAAATCCATGGAAGAACTTGTAATCTATAATGGCCTGGAAAGTAAGGTGGTTTGCAGTACATTGAAG GCAGCTTATGTTTTAGACACAGAAGACTTCCTCTATCGGACAGGGAAAAGGAggaagatttcaaatcagaatgGCTCGTGCACTGATGCTGTCAATGGAGCTTCCAATGGTGTTTCCAATGGAGCTTCCAACGGGTATTCTCACAGAGTCAATCGACTTCGCAAGTTGATGTTTAGTTGA